From a region of the Corallococcus coralloides DSM 2259 genome:
- a CDS encoding ankyrin repeat domain-containing protein, translating to MSPCSARRATLLATLGVLLLGGRAAQATSPLPQSPPVMRAITRDDAGALRALLAEGASPNDTGELVHPRLYSLLMVACESGSEKAANVLLDAGADPHLVVPRHPRYWPPPGWNALCFARLSGLKRIEQRLLASGASARSACLPEADFLAAVKARQAPRVKRLALQRRDGFSPSVMQDAMGEAFAHWDLALMRAVLAGGVPSPSPEVDDVVRRWLRDVDDKGPAMVDVLLEGGVRPPLSMLAESGLTAQVARVLKLGASPDGQPGDASTPLRLATEKGHVEVVRLLLKAGANPNATRFSTPVPLLEAVRRLQEDKGDPTLVKLLLEAGARVDIQRTAGSPIALAANGCSAQAVSLLLGRMSRGAIAEEPGTYLYAQALRSGDFCTEARAVQVLQALFAGGVRVQEQRDLHADFLRRWARESRAIRAELVKAGLQLPETP from the coding sequence ATGTCCCCATGTTCCGCCCGCCGTGCGACCCTTCTCGCCACGCTCGGGGTGCTGCTCCTGGGCGGGCGTGCCGCGCAAGCGACGTCCCCGCTTCCCCAGTCGCCGCCGGTGATGCGCGCCATCACCCGGGACGATGCCGGGGCGTTGCGTGCGTTGCTGGCCGAGGGCGCGTCCCCCAACGACACCGGCGAGCTGGTTCATCCCCGCCTGTATTCCCTCCTCATGGTGGCGTGTGAGTCCGGGAGCGAGAAGGCCGCCAACGTCTTGCTGGACGCGGGCGCGGATCCGCACCTCGTCGTGCCCCGGCACCCGCGGTACTGGCCTCCACCCGGGTGGAACGCGCTGTGCTTCGCGCGCCTCAGCGGCTTGAAGCGCATCGAGCAGCGCCTGCTGGCCTCGGGGGCCTCCGCCCGGTCCGCGTGTCTGCCGGAAGCGGACTTCCTCGCCGCCGTCAAAGCGCGCCAGGCTCCCCGGGTGAAGCGACTGGCCCTGCAGCGGCGGGATGGGTTTTCCCCTTCCGTCATGCAGGACGCCATGGGGGAGGCCTTCGCCCACTGGGACCTCGCGCTGATGCGCGCCGTGCTGGCCGGGGGCGTGCCTTCACCGTCGCCCGAGGTGGACGACGTCGTCAGGCGTTGGCTCCGCGACGTCGACGACAAGGGCCCGGCGATGGTGGACGTCCTGTTGGAGGGTGGGGTGCGGCCTCCACTGTCGATGCTGGCGGAGTCCGGCCTCACCGCGCAGGTGGCGCGAGTCCTCAAGCTGGGCGCTTCGCCCGATGGCCAGCCGGGGGACGCAAGCACGCCGTTGCGGCTGGCCACGGAGAAGGGACATGTGGAGGTCGTCCGGCTCCTGCTGAAGGCGGGCGCGAATCCGAACGCGACGAGGTTCTCGACTCCCGTCCCGCTGCTGGAGGCGGTGCGGCGGCTCCAGGAGGACAAGGGGGACCCCACGCTGGTGAAGCTGTTGCTGGAGGCCGGCGCACGCGTGGACATCCAACGCACCGCCGGTTCGCCCATCGCGCTTGCCGCGAACGGCTGTAGCGCTCAGGCCGTCTCCCTGCTGCTGGGCCGGATGTCTCGTGGCGCCATCGCGGAGGAGCCGGGCACCTATCTGTATGCCCAGGCCCTGCGCTCGGGGGACTTCTGCACGGAGGCCAGGGCCGTGCAGGTCCTTCAGGCCCTTTTCGCGGGCGGGGTCCGCGTCCAGGAGCAACGGGACCTGCACGCGGACTTCCTCCGGCGGTGGGCCCGGGAGTCCCGCGCCATCAGGGCGGAGTTGGTGAAGGCGGGCCTTCAGCTGCCCGAGACGCCGTGA
- a CDS encoding DUF1318 domain-containing protein → MRHRGLLLVAALAASGCISAPEIVMVDRATALEEQAAGSYKDVEQRLARAGMNPTPVPLTPNQLEDLGIQPPPLVENLGKTQADRMDDLVRRHCVGEGKDGLLVVTRRQCTAGRVSADDTALVERVNRARRQLWQWMKTVRPGVPEATLRENWRQAHAEGVVCGGWVEAEDGTWGEKKC, encoded by the coding sequence ATGAGACACCGTGGGTTGCTGCTCGTGGCCGCCCTCGCCGCTTCCGGGTGCATCAGCGCGCCGGAGATCGTCATGGTGGACCGGGCGACCGCGCTCGAGGAGCAGGCCGCGGGCTCGTACAAGGACGTGGAGCAGCGGCTGGCGCGCGCGGGCATGAACCCCACGCCGGTGCCGCTCACGCCCAACCAGCTGGAGGACCTGGGCATCCAGCCTCCGCCGCTGGTGGAGAACCTGGGCAAGACGCAGGCGGACCGCATGGACGACCTGGTGCGGCGCCACTGCGTGGGCGAGGGCAAGGACGGGCTCCTGGTGGTCACCCGGCGCCAGTGCACGGCCGGGCGCGTGTCCGCGGATGACACCGCCCTGGTGGAGCGGGTGAACCGGGCCCGGCGCCAGCTGTGGCAGTGGATGAAGACCGTGCGCCCCGGCGTGCCGGAGGCGACGCTGCGCGAGAACTGGCGCCAGGCGCACGCGGAAGGCGTCGTCTGCGGCGGCTGGGTGGAGGCCGAGGACGGCACCTGGGGAGAGAAGAAGTGCTGA
- a CDS encoding ATP-binding protein produces MDGREWRVRVLGLAQLCGPDGQRVRLERRTAALLAWLALQGPSPKFALASLLWPDSSPTTVRSNLRQLLRRLRVATEEAPLVEGDTDRLALVSPVSVDAACLKAAAEARAHAEALACIDAEGSTLLAGFDFDDCPELARWLDGARAGIEGWVREAREARIAQLTVAGDWTAALGLAQTWARQEPESEQAGRHLIRLHYLRGDRGAALATFEHLRDVLDRELGVTPMPETLALVREVEQAPRHRRSPQGARPSLPLSVLRPPVLVGRDAAWRQLEAGWEAGQLLFISGEPGSGKTRLAEEFAATQGRWGRIDARAGDRDVPFASQARAFRTQLRRWPDVKLPDRVRTELSRILPELGDARLLPPLDSEAGMLRFYDAIVAALQLLHEHEDISVADDVQYWDAASARAFTFALSRLADAAPPGARSLRFIDCYRRGELSPETRMHVAGLVEAGLARVVEVDALTDEDVKRMVTGMGLPGAEAHLEALARYTGGNPLYVVETLKHLLETDSLHREWPQRLPPPGRVGPLIQRRLEGLSPLALQCARVAALAGAFFRTSLVPGVLQVKPGEAHEALAELEAAQVLLGERFSHDLVMEAVLAGMGPGEERVLHARLATVFEEDGAPSILLAHHWLGAGRTAQALPHLMASARSDEQVLPPELAAEHYARAAALMLSLGQHEDAVQARAAEARCRLQATSARVLAPGPAQAQ; encoded by the coding sequence GTGGATGGCAGGGAATGGCGGGTGCGGGTCCTGGGGCTGGCGCAACTGTGCGGCCCCGACGGTCAACGCGTGAGGTTGGAGCGGCGCACCGCGGCGCTGCTGGCGTGGCTGGCACTGCAGGGCCCCTCGCCCAAGTTCGCGCTCGCATCCCTCCTGTGGCCGGATTCATCCCCGACGACGGTGCGAAGCAACCTGCGGCAGTTGCTGCGCCGCCTGCGGGTCGCCACGGAGGAGGCCCCCCTGGTGGAGGGCGACACCGACCGGCTGGCATTGGTCTCGCCTGTGTCCGTGGACGCCGCGTGCCTCAAGGCCGCCGCGGAAGCCCGCGCCCACGCGGAGGCCCTGGCGTGTATCGATGCCGAAGGCAGCACGTTGCTGGCCGGCTTCGACTTCGATGACTGCCCGGAGCTTGCGCGCTGGCTGGATGGCGCCCGCGCGGGCATCGAGGGGTGGGTGCGCGAGGCGCGCGAGGCCCGCATCGCCCAGCTCACCGTCGCGGGGGACTGGACCGCCGCCCTGGGGCTCGCGCAGACGTGGGCGCGGCAGGAGCCCGAATCCGAGCAGGCCGGCCGCCACCTCATCCGGCTGCACTACCTGCGAGGCGACCGGGGCGCCGCGCTCGCGACCTTCGAGCACCTGCGTGATGTGCTGGACCGGGAGCTGGGCGTCACCCCCATGCCGGAGACGCTCGCGCTGGTGCGGGAGGTGGAGCAGGCCCCGCGGCATCGTCGCTCACCGCAGGGGGCTCGGCCCTCGCTGCCCCTGTCCGTGCTGCGTCCTCCGGTGCTGGTGGGCCGGGACGCGGCGTGGCGGCAGCTGGAAGCCGGCTGGGAGGCGGGCCAGTTGCTGTTCATCTCCGGTGAGCCCGGCAGCGGAAAGACGCGGCTCGCGGAGGAGTTCGCGGCCACGCAGGGCCGCTGGGGACGCATCGACGCGCGAGCGGGGGACCGGGACGTGCCGTTCGCGTCCCAGGCGCGCGCCTTCCGCACGCAGCTGCGGCGCTGGCCGGACGTGAAGCTGCCGGACCGGGTGCGCACCGAGCTGTCGCGCATCCTGCCCGAGCTGGGAGATGCGCGGCTCCTGCCGCCCCTGGACTCCGAGGCCGGCATGCTGCGCTTCTACGACGCCATCGTGGCGGCGCTCCAGCTGCTTCACGAGCACGAGGACATCAGCGTCGCGGACGACGTGCAGTACTGGGACGCGGCCAGCGCCCGGGCCTTCACCTTCGCGCTCTCCCGGCTGGCCGACGCAGCCCCTCCGGGCGCCCGCAGCCTGCGCTTCATCGACTGCTACCGCCGGGGAGAGCTGTCGCCCGAGACGCGGATGCACGTGGCAGGGCTCGTGGAGGCGGGGCTGGCGCGCGTCGTGGAAGTGGACGCGCTGACGGACGAGGACGTGAAGCGCATGGTGACGGGCATGGGGCTGCCGGGCGCGGAGGCGCACCTGGAGGCCTTGGCCCGCTACACGGGCGGCAATCCGCTGTACGTCGTGGAGACGCTGAAGCACCTGCTGGAGACGGACTCGCTGCACCGCGAGTGGCCCCAGCGGCTGCCTCCGCCGGGGCGCGTGGGCCCGCTCATCCAGCGGCGTCTGGAAGGGCTGTCTCCGCTGGCCCTCCAGTGCGCGCGGGTCGCGGCGCTGGCGGGGGCCTTCTTCCGGACCTCGCTCGTGCCCGGGGTGCTCCAGGTGAAGCCGGGGGAAGCGCACGAGGCGCTCGCGGAGCTGGAGGCGGCGCAGGTCCTCCTGGGCGAGCGCTTCAGCCACGACCTGGTGATGGAGGCGGTCCTGGCGGGAATGGGGCCGGGCGAGGAGCGCGTGCTGCACGCCCGGCTCGCCACGGTGTTCGAGGAGGACGGCGCTCCCTCCATCCTCCTGGCGCACCACTGGCTGGGGGCTGGGCGGACGGCGCAGGCACTGCCGCATCTGATGGCGTCCGCGCGCTCCGACGAACAGGTCCTTCCGCCCGAGCTGGCGGCGGAGCACTACGCGCGGGCCGCGGCCCTCATGCTGTCGCTGGGACAACACGAGGACGCTGTGCAGGCGCGGGCCGCCGAGGCGCGCTGCCGGCTCCAGGCCACGTCGGCGCGAGTCCTCGCTCCCGGGCCCGCTCAGGCGCAGTAG
- a CDS encoding PD40 domain-containing protein, which produces MRPGRWVLALAVLVAGGAWAQDDENDGGMVLPERLTVGMGDQFLGQLGPDENSLLFVSNRDIATEIFVQDLEKGRERRLFDEGADVTWPRISPNGKQLLYISFRTQAGGQLCVRDLPEAKERHCLEEELSALQAEWIDDTHIALVSRATIQGDLRLSKVALGSGWHVTPLLDRNLTSPTFSPDGRWLVYVPVQRSVQEVGPGFAARAAPHLEAVRLDVPGAAPVPLTLDIPGQTGQPVFARDGRSLYVVQFFTDSNGDGVIDASDSGVLFRVPFASDRDDAPALAAAASPDQLTSEAWNCEYPSPTATSLITTCSRGQSLDVYRLPLDGQVPGDWDVKRLSEELGMVGRRADQLILYRQRLLLETRPKLRRLLMMRLSQLHLAYGDFDAADFYARQMPKVDDPVTAGLSEPLRILIAHRKALRERDRGRMVDELQEAERQRMAALDPAAAPSPPSAVYRHVVRSELAQSSGDFTLARQELEAAQLTDTTPRAVLEGWYEQADALYRELDDRQALVAAGIKLSQNKVFKQDDQLDFARGAVRALYRGRPYAEADAAMAQALAAEPPGTPYAFALELGRHVNALNEERPPRPVRDALVAFYKQQTDPLRRRMVVQDAAERAASLGADGVMEALATLYVDDAPAGTEERRRAERLFRRALMGRAYRRMARDRMDEARADFDLVTRRTGSLESAVESMSLRLRAGVAPEVVIKEVTTEVPGKAKSLSHFVKAYVTTRRLSKLDDDAHAQAVKTGLAELRAAWQELKNQREVQALMGAIHHEDFLRGRNPAAAERANRHYLVALDLVRNNARYKAMILGALGLLHTQVGNYHIALGYLDERDKLPYTDNGAGLSVSLARARALLHVNREAEAAQAADKALATVEATPKMERFLPLVTDRAALYNLAAGRFERALTLYDRALPGIEAGPRDEEGLRNRLVVRLARCGAALGADQPQRALEDLDQVDRDLATPAVKATLRQAHATPKFVQRAYRIIAAGLRANAETRLGRMDAAARALEQRRALFLEQFDELDRDEDIRAVTLAELRLAENAVDRRDPAQAAQWLGKALEHADSLMARTHAPVDAGQLDVLWFAAQLQSEDKTRMPFDVPQRMEQARRTLIEQRDPAWRAYLAWFNIYLALDGKVPASADKPVPAQELQTAAE; this is translated from the coding sequence ATGCGCCCTGGCCGATGGGTCCTGGCCCTGGCCGTGCTCGTCGCGGGCGGAGCCTGGGCCCAGGACGACGAGAACGACGGAGGCATGGTCCTGCCCGAGCGGCTCACCGTGGGCATGGGCGACCAGTTCCTGGGGCAGCTGGGGCCCGACGAGAACTCGCTGCTGTTCGTGTCCAACCGGGACATCGCGACGGAGATCTTCGTCCAGGACCTGGAGAAGGGCCGCGAGCGCCGCCTCTTCGACGAAGGCGCGGACGTGACGTGGCCGCGCATCAGCCCCAATGGCAAGCAGCTGCTCTACATCTCGTTCCGCACCCAGGCCGGCGGACAGCTCTGCGTGCGGGATCTGCCCGAGGCCAAGGAGCGCCACTGTCTGGAGGAGGAGCTCAGCGCGCTGCAGGCGGAGTGGATCGACGACACGCACATCGCGTTGGTGAGCCGCGCGACCATCCAGGGCGACCTGCGGCTGTCGAAGGTGGCGCTGGGGTCCGGGTGGCACGTGACGCCGCTGCTCGACCGCAACCTGACCAGCCCCACCTTCTCCCCGGATGGGCGCTGGCTGGTGTACGTCCCGGTCCAACGCTCCGTGCAGGAGGTGGGGCCGGGCTTCGCCGCGCGAGCTGCGCCGCACCTGGAGGCCGTCCGGTTGGATGTGCCCGGCGCGGCCCCCGTCCCGCTGACGCTGGACATCCCGGGGCAGACGGGCCAGCCGGTGTTCGCGCGCGATGGACGCTCGCTGTACGTGGTGCAGTTCTTCACCGACTCCAACGGGGACGGGGTGATTGACGCGAGCGACAGCGGGGTGCTGTTCCGCGTGCCCTTCGCCTCCGACCGCGACGACGCGCCCGCCCTGGCCGCCGCGGCCAGCCCGGACCAGCTCACCAGCGAGGCGTGGAACTGCGAGTACCCGTCCCCCACCGCCACGTCGCTCATCACGACCTGCTCCCGGGGTCAGTCGCTGGACGTGTATCGACTGCCGCTGGATGGACAGGTGCCCGGCGACTGGGACGTGAAGCGCCTCAGCGAGGAGCTGGGCATGGTGGGCCGGCGCGCGGATCAGCTCATCCTCTACCGCCAGCGCCTGCTGCTCGAGACCCGGCCCAAGCTCCGCCGGTTGTTGATGATGCGCCTGAGCCAGCTGCACCTGGCCTACGGCGACTTCGACGCCGCGGACTTCTACGCCCGCCAGATGCCGAAGGTGGACGACCCCGTCACCGCCGGACTGTCGGAGCCGCTGCGCATCCTCATCGCCCACCGGAAGGCCCTGAGGGAGCGCGACCGGGGCCGCATGGTGGACGAGCTGCAGGAGGCCGAACGCCAACGCATGGCGGCCCTGGACCCCGCCGCCGCGCCCAGCCCGCCCTCCGCCGTCTACCGGCACGTCGTGCGCAGCGAGCTGGCGCAGTCGTCCGGCGACTTCACGCTCGCCCGCCAGGAGCTGGAGGCGGCCCAGCTGACGGACACCACGCCGCGCGCGGTGCTGGAGGGCTGGTACGAACAGGCGGACGCGCTGTACCGCGAGCTCGATGACCGGCAGGCGCTGGTCGCCGCCGGCATCAAGCTCTCCCAGAACAAGGTCTTCAAGCAGGACGACCAGCTCGACTTCGCGCGCGGCGCGGTCCGCGCCCTGTACCGGGGACGCCCCTACGCGGAGGCGGACGCCGCCATGGCCCAGGCGCTCGCGGCGGAGCCCCCGGGGACGCCGTACGCGTTCGCCCTGGAGCTGGGCCGCCACGTCAATGCATTGAACGAGGAGCGCCCTCCCCGCCCCGTCCGGGACGCCCTGGTCGCGTTCTACAAACAGCAGACGGATCCGCTCCGCCGCCGAATGGTGGTGCAGGACGCCGCCGAGCGCGCGGCGAGCCTGGGCGCCGATGGCGTGATGGAAGCTTTGGCGACGCTCTACGTCGACGACGCACCAGCAGGCACCGAGGAGCGGCGCCGGGCGGAGCGGCTGTTCCGCCGCGCGCTGATGGGCCGCGCCTACCGCCGCATGGCGCGAGACCGGATGGACGAGGCGCGCGCGGACTTCGACCTCGTGACGCGCAGGACGGGCTCGCTGGAGAGCGCGGTGGAATCCATGAGCCTGCGCCTGCGCGCGGGCGTCGCTCCCGAGGTGGTGATCAAGGAGGTCACCACGGAGGTGCCGGGCAAGGCCAAATCACTCTCGCACTTCGTGAAGGCCTACGTGACGACGCGCCGGCTGTCCAAGCTGGATGACGACGCCCATGCCCAGGCGGTGAAGACCGGCCTCGCGGAGCTGCGCGCGGCGTGGCAGGAGCTCAAGAACCAGCGCGAGGTGCAGGCCCTCATGGGGGCCATCCACCACGAGGACTTCCTGCGAGGCCGCAACCCCGCCGCCGCCGAGCGCGCCAACCGGCACTACCTGGTCGCCCTGGACCTGGTTCGCAACAACGCGCGCTACAAGGCCATGATCCTCGGCGCGCTGGGGCTGCTGCACACGCAGGTGGGCAACTACCACATCGCCCTGGGCTACCTGGACGAGCGCGACAAGCTGCCCTACACGGACAACGGCGCGGGACTGTCGGTCTCCCTGGCCCGGGCCCGGGCGCTCCTGCACGTCAATCGCGAGGCGGAGGCCGCGCAGGCGGCGGACAAGGCCCTGGCCACGGTGGAGGCCACGCCGAAGATGGAGCGGTTCCTCCCGTTGGTGACGGACCGCGCGGCGCTCTACAACCTGGCCGCGGGCCGGTTCGAACGGGCCCTGACGCTCTACGACCGCGCGCTGCCCGGCATCGAAGCCGGCCCCCGTGACGAGGAGGGCCTGCGCAACCGGCTGGTGGTGCGGCTGGCCCGCTGCGGCGCGGCGCTGGGCGCGGACCAGCCCCAGCGCGCGCTGGAGGACCTGGACCAGGTGGACCGGGACCTGGCGACGCCCGCCGTGAAGGCCACGCTGAGGCAGGCGCACGCCACGCCCAAGTTCGTGCAGCGCGCGTATCGCATCATCGCCGCGGGGCTGCGCGCCAACGCGGAGACGCGGCTGGGGCGCATGGACGCCGCCGCCCGGGCGCTGGAGCAGCGGCGCGCGCTGTTCCTGGAGCAGTTCGACGAGCTGGATCGCGACGAGGACATCCGCGCGGTGACGCTGGCGGAGCTGCGCCTGGCGGAGAACGCCGTGGACCGCCGCGACCCTGCGCAGGCGGCGCAGTGGCTGGGCAAGGCGCTGGAGCACGCCGACTCGCTGATGGCGCGCACGCACGCGCCGGTCGATGCGGGCCAGTTGGACGTGCTCTGGTTCGCGGCGCAGCTGCAATCCGAGGACAAGACGCGGATGCCTTTCGACGTGCCCCAGCGGATGGAACAAGCGCGGCGGACGCTCATCGAGCAGCGCGACCCGGCCTGGCGCGCGTACCTCGCGTGGTTCAACATCTACCTCGCGCTCGACGGCAAGGTCCCTGCCTCGGCGGACAAGCCAGTCCCGGCGCAGGAACTCCAGACCGCGGCTGAATAG
- a CDS encoding DUF4091 domain-containing protein translates to MAWPVYAADPAVWGEGMMAKVRPDETAPGSSTEVRLTAARNEFVSFQVALHGGDQGLRGVRARLPGLEGPVTLTGPDVTLYRQAYLTIQQSSGPGQPAGRWPDGLVPDMDEIVREPRNAFPFDVPAREARAVWVDVHVPADAPPGEYTGTVTVEAEGGFQRQVTARLTVVDAVMPSTSSLASAFPLLPTQVCRAHLGRNDCTPAELQPLLVRYQQLSLEHRLTQPRLFLSGSGAQAWSDFYATWGPSLDGTAPSRLSGARMTSVEYTGPFTAGGLADFAGHMSERGWLARAHAKIGDEPFDATTFQQVQATGTLVRQAAPGLRTMLTVNSMQLKLNGLEPLVDIAVPLVNHLEGTTPDFVGDQSPTYAGFLSRPGTELWMYQSCASHGCAPGSLMPENQPGSGWPSYMVDRSSAKARAMEWLAFRFGAKGELYYEAGAMLPTAWTDQYHFGGNGDGTLFYPGTPAVIGGQTDVPVASLRLKLIRQGLQDYEWLKAVSDAGDPAFARQVARELIPNAWQVPDDGAMFDAARLRLIQRYQELTTGNPSAPRMGGDPVSMPLEPQVPGGPGQPGGQGNTDGCGAAPGVSMAGVLLWAAWALGRTRRARGRRPPHGVSGS, encoded by the coding sequence GTGGCCTGGCCGGTGTACGCGGCGGACCCCGCGGTGTGGGGCGAAGGGATGATGGCGAAGGTCCGCCCCGACGAGACCGCGCCAGGAAGCAGCACCGAGGTACGACTCACCGCCGCGCGCAATGAGTTCGTCTCCTTCCAGGTGGCATTGCACGGCGGCGACCAGGGCCTGCGGGGCGTGCGCGCCCGCCTGCCCGGGCTGGAGGGGCCCGTGACGCTGACGGGGCCGGACGTGACGCTGTACCGGCAGGCGTACCTCACCATCCAGCAGTCCTCCGGGCCCGGGCAGCCGGCGGGGCGATGGCCGGACGGGCTGGTGCCGGACATGGACGAGATCGTCAGGGAGCCGCGCAACGCCTTCCCCTTCGACGTGCCCGCGCGCGAGGCGCGAGCCGTCTGGGTGGACGTGCACGTGCCCGCGGACGCGCCGCCGGGCGAATACACAGGCACGGTGACGGTGGAGGCCGAGGGCGGCTTCCAGCGGCAGGTGACCGCGCGGCTGACGGTGGTGGACGCGGTGATGCCGAGCACGTCCTCGCTGGCCTCGGCGTTCCCGCTGTTGCCGACGCAGGTGTGCCGCGCGCACCTGGGCCGGAATGACTGCACGCCCGCGGAGCTGCAGCCGCTGCTCGTGCGCTACCAGCAGCTGTCGTTGGAGCACCGCCTCACGCAGCCCCGGCTCTTCCTGAGCGGGTCCGGAGCCCAGGCATGGAGCGATTTCTACGCGACGTGGGGGCCCAGTCTGGATGGCACCGCGCCCTCGCGACTGTCCGGCGCGCGGATGACGAGCGTGGAATACACGGGCCCCTTCACCGCGGGCGGCCTGGCGGACTTCGCCGGACACATGAGCGAGCGCGGCTGGCTGGCTCGCGCCCATGCGAAGATTGGCGACGAGCCGTTCGACGCGACCACCTTCCAGCAGGTGCAAGCCACCGGGACCCTGGTGCGGCAGGCCGCGCCCGGTCTTCGCACCATGCTGACAGTGAACTCCATGCAGTTGAAGCTCAACGGCCTGGAGCCCCTCGTGGACATCGCGGTGCCGCTGGTGAACCACCTGGAGGGCACGACTCCGGACTTCGTGGGAGACCAGAGCCCGACGTACGCGGGCTTCCTCTCACGTCCTGGAACGGAGTTGTGGATGTATCAGAGTTGCGCGAGCCACGGCTGCGCGCCCGGAAGCCTCATGCCGGAGAACCAGCCAGGGTCGGGCTGGCCGTCCTACATGGTGGACCGCTCCTCGGCGAAGGCCCGCGCGATGGAGTGGCTGGCCTTCCGCTTCGGCGCCAAGGGCGAGCTGTACTACGAGGCAGGGGCCATGCTCCCCACCGCGTGGACGGACCAGTACCACTTCGGTGGCAACGGGGACGGGACGCTGTTCTACCCGGGCACGCCCGCGGTGATTGGCGGGCAGACGGACGTGCCGGTGGCCTCCCTGCGCCTGAAGCTCATCCGCCAGGGCCTGCAGGACTATGAATGGCTCAAGGCGGTGAGCGACGCGGGAGACCCAGCCTTCGCGCGCCAGGTGGCGCGGGAGCTGATTCCCAATGCCTGGCAGGTGCCGGATGACGGCGCCATGTTCGATGCGGCGCGGCTGCGGCTCATCCAGCGCTATCAGGAACTGACCACGGGCAACCCCTCCGCCCCGCGCATGGGCGGGGATCCTGTCTCCATGCCCCTGGAGCCGCAGGTTCCCGGCGGGCCGGGACAGCCGGGCGGGCAAGGCAACACGGACGGCTGCGGCGCGGCCCCTGGCGTCTCCATGGCGGGAGTCCTGCTATGGGCGGCCTGGGCGCTGGGCAGGACACGCCGGGCGCGGGGGCGGCGGCCTCCTCACGGCGTCTCGGGCAGCTGA
- a CDS encoding Spy/CpxP family protein refolding chaperone, producing the protein MKRHLFMLGLLFAAPTFAGSTTTTTQDASQGARRPPPFERKSPVQVLIDHRQDLALTDAQAASLTRIQTALDAKNAPVKQSLEALRPPAPPDRAQGTPSAQDPAVHEEARGLFEQLRANDLAAWQEAEQVLTDAQKSQARTLLESERRSHGPGHGGRGGPPRGE; encoded by the coding sequence ATGAAGCGCCATCTGTTCATGCTGGGCCTGCTGTTCGCCGCTCCCACCTTCGCCGGATCCACCACCACCACGACGCAGGACGCGTCCCAGGGCGCGCGCCGCCCGCCCCCGTTCGAGCGCAAGTCGCCCGTCCAGGTGCTCATCGACCACCGCCAGGACCTGGCCCTCACCGACGCCCAGGCCGCGAGCCTGACCCGGATTCAAACGGCGCTCGACGCGAAGAACGCGCCCGTGAAGCAGTCCCTGGAGGCCCTCCGCCCGCCCGCGCCGCCGGACCGCGCCCAGGGCACACCGTCCGCCCAGGACCCGGCCGTCCATGAGGAGGCCCGCGGCCTGTTCGAACAACTCCGCGCCAACGACCTGGCGGCCTGGCAGGAGGCCGAGCAGGTCCTGACGGATGCCCAGAAGTCCCAGGCCCGCACCCTCCTGGAATCGGAGCGCCGCTCGCACGGACCGGGCCACGGCGGCCGGGGCGGCCCTCCCCGAGGCGAATAG